The Candidatus Coatesbacteria bacterium sequence CCGACGCCGCCCCGCTTACCGCCGGATTGAGCAACGGTCCGCCGAACGGCTGTTCGGCGGACCGTGTAGTAAAGTCGATCTGGCTCTAACGGCTGATGACCAGGCGGCCGGAGGCCCGCTCGCCGCAGCCGTCGACGCGCAGGGTGTAGACCCCGCTCTCCAGACCGGCGACGTCGAGGGCGATCTCGCGGCGGCCCGCCGTGACCTCGACGCTGCGCTCCAGCACCCGGCGGCCGGCCAGGTCGTAGAGGGTCAGGGTGACCGTACCGGCCTCGGGCATCTCGATGAGGCAGGTCGTGCGATCGGCGGCCGGGCTGGGGTAGATCCCGCCCAAACTGAGGGCTCCCGGCGTCTGACCGCTGACGGATACCGAGCAGGTGCCCAGCTCGACACTGCGGCCGTCGGGCTCCAGCGCCGTCAAGCGGTAGTCGTAATCGCCGGGCTCCAGGGCCCGATCCAGGTAGCTGCCGGCGGGGCCGCCGCTGAGCGGCTCCTCGGTCAGGGGGGTCCAGGCGACGCTGCCCGCCGGTCGACGGGACAGGCGGTAGCCGACGGCGTCTCCGTCGGTCAGCCAGCTCAGCCCCACGTCGCCGCCCCGGGACTCGGCGGCGAAATCGAGCAGGCGTACGCCGATCGGCAGGTCGTCGTGCATGGTCACGGCGGCGTTCATGTTGGCCCGCAGATCGTCCAGGTCCTCACCCACGGCCAGGGCCACGTCGAAGCACAGCTCATCGCCGTCGTCCACCTGGTAGGGGCCGCAGCAGATCAGGAAGCGGTAGTCGAAGGCCTCGATCGGCGGATCGTCGAATTCGCCGTTAGCCATCAAATTGTAGATTTCCGCATCGGATTCCGGATCGTTGTTCCAATCCCACCAGTTGAAGGAACAGGCGGTGTTGATCAGCGGTTTGACGCCGATATAACCCAGCGAGGAATCGTCGTCGTCGTACATGTAACCGAAGCGGCCGCTGGAGTCGTAAGCCACCCAATCGTCCATGTTGTCATTGCCCTCGGGTCCGACGTCGGCGTCGGCGAGGAACCCGAGATAAAAGTCGTCGATGTCCTCGCCGGTGTTATTGAAGACCGTGTAGTGCAGGATAAGGTAGTCCTCATCGGGGGCGTCGGCCCAGCTCATCCCCTGGCACCAGCTGTAGAGACCCGGCGGATCGGGATGGGCGGAATCGTCGGCCTCGTAGAAGAAGTCCAGATCGGAGAGCTGGCCGACCCCGTCGGGAATGTCGGACCACTCCGGCTCGTCCGAGGTGACGATCTCGCTCTGACCTGCCCAGTCGGGATCGGCGTATTGATGAGTCACCGCGGTTTCCTGGCCCTGGTAGGTGAAGGCCGTCCAGAAGCCGCCGAACCAAAGGTACAGATCGTCGGAGCCTGCGGGCCAGGTGCTGTCCATAACGGAATGATCACTGGTGAATGTGCCGTAGATCTCGCCGCTGCCGAAATCCAGGCCCTGGGCGGCGACGACCGCGGGGAGCAGCAGGAGCAGTATGAAAACCGAAGTGCGCTTCATTTAGACCTCCGAGGTTTGATGACCTGTTCGACTTGTTCGACTTGGTTGATGAAAGCCACCGTATTGAGAGTGATGAACATCAACTCATTGTGACTTCCTATGTTATATTGATACCACAAAACTGCAGCCAAGACAGTATGTCTGGTAGATAGGTGGAATGGACTGTGCAACCCACCCTGTGGGCCGGAGAGCCGGTCGACCGCGACCGGCGGAAGCCGCCAAACATCCGCACGCCCCGGAAGTCGCGCCGCCGGAACTGGCACGGTTTTTGCTGAAGCGAACCGTTATCGTTGTTCGTAAC is a genomic window containing:
- a CDS encoding T9SS type A sorting domain-containing protein — translated: MKRTSVFILLLLLPAVVAAQGLDFGSGEIYGTFTSDHSVMDSTWPAGSDDLYLWFGGFWTAFTYQGQETAVTHQYADPDWAGQSEIVTSDEPEWSDIPDGVGQLSDLDFFYEADDSAHPDPPGLYSWCQGMSWADAPDEDYLILHYTVFNNTGEDIDDFYLGFLADADVGPEGNDNMDDWVAYDSSGRFGYMYDDDDSSLGYIGVKPLINTACSFNWWDWNNDPESDAEIYNLMANGEFDDPPIEAFDYRFLICCGPYQVDDGDELCFDVALAVGEDLDDLRANMNAAVTMHDDLPIGVRLLDFAAESRGGDVGLSWLTDGDAVGYRLSRRPAGSVAWTPLTEEPLSGGPAGSYLDRALEPGDYDYRLTALEPDGRSVELGTCSVSVSGQTPGALSLGGIYPSPAADRTTCLIEMPEAGTVTLTLYDLAGRRVLERSVEVTAGRREIALDVAGLESGVYTLRVDGCGERASGRLVISR